The segment TTCCAGGCGCTTCTTGCGCTTGGCGTCCTTTTGCCCTTCGACCTTGAGCCGGGTGGCCTTGGCCTCCAGGTAAGTGGAGTAGTTGCCCTCGTAGGGGTAGGCCCGGCCGCGGTCCAGCTCGAGGATCCACTGCGCGACGTTGTCCAGGAAGTACCGGTCGTGGGTCACCGCGACCACGGTGCCGGGGTATTTCTCCAGGTGCTGTTCCAGCCACACCACGGACTCCGCGTCCAGATGGTTGGTGGGCTCGTCGAGCAGCAACAGGTCGGGAGCCTGCAGCAGCAGCTTGCACAGCGCCACCCGACGCCGTTCCCCACCGGAGAGCACGGATACGTCGGCGTCGGGCGGCGGGCAGCGCAGCGCGTCCATCGCCATCTCGATCTGCGAATCGAGGTCCCAGGCGTTGCGGTGGTCCAGCTGCTCCTGCAGCGTGCCCATCTCCGCCAACAACTCGTCGCTGTAGTCGGTGGCCATCTTCTCGCTGATCTCGTTGAAGCGGTCGAGCAGCGCCTTGGTCTCCGCAACGCCCTCCTCGACATTGCCGAGCGCCGACTTGGCCTCGTTCAGTGGCGGTTCCTGCAACAGGATGCCCACGCTGTAGCCCGGGGAGAGCAACGCGTCGCCGTTGGACGGCTGCTGCAGGCCGGCCATGATCTGCAGCACGGTCGACTTACCGGCCCCGTTCGGCCCGACCACACCGATCTTCGCGCCCGGGTAGAAGGCCAGCGTCACGTCGTCGAGGATTACCTTGTCACCGTGCGCCTTGCGCGCCTTGCGCATCGTGTAAATAAATTCCGCCACGGGTTAACCCTATGCGGCGGCGGTGTCCTCCTGTTCCGGAGCCTCGTCCGGCACCGGCGCGAACTCGGCGTCGGTGAACTCCGTCGTCGCTACCGCGGGCTTGCCCGCCCGCCGGAACGACGATGTGCCGAAACGCAGGTCGTGGCCCACGTGGTCGGCGGTGATCTCCGCGGACTTGCCACTGCTGTTCTCCGTGGCCCACTCCCGCATCATCAGGCGGCCGTGCACCAGCACCGGCTCCCCCTTGGCCAGGCTGCCCGCGACGTGATCGGCCACCTTCTTCCAGCACGTCACGTCGTAGTAGCTGACCTCCCCGTCGACCCAGGCCCCGTCGCGGAACGAACTGGGCTTGGTGGCCACCCGGAATTTGGCCAGGGACCCGCCCGCGGTCTGCAGGTGTCGTGGCTGATCGACGATGTTGCCGAACACCGTCACGTAGGTGTCGTTCATGAACGCCTCC is part of the Sporichthyaceae bacterium genome and harbors:
- a CDS encoding single-stranded DNA-binding protein; the encoded protein is MNDTYVTVFGNIVDQPRHLQTAGGSLAKFRVATKPSSFRDGAWVDGEVSYYDVTCWKKVADHVAGSLAKGEPVLVHGRLMMREWATENSSGKSAEITADHVGHDLRFGTSSFRRAGKPAVATTEFTDAEFAPVPDEAPEQEDTAAA